A window of Candidatus Hydrogenedentota bacterium genomic DNA:
CGACGGCGCGTTATCGCAGGAAGAAATCCAAGCGGCACTGCAGCAACTCGCGCCGGCTCCGGGAAATCCTGGCCAGGACTTTGCGCAAGGGCGCGGTCGTGGTCAGGGCGGTCCGGGACAGGGCTTCCATCGTGGACCGGGACGTGGCTTCGGTGGCCCGGGTCAAGACTTTGACCGTGGACCAGGCCGTGGCTTCGGTGGCCCGGGTCAAGACTTCGACCGTGGTCCGGGACGCGGCTTCGGTGGCCCAGGACAAGACTTCGACCGTGGTCCGGGACGTGGTCCAGGTCAAGACTTTGACCGTGGTCCGGGACATGGATTTGGTGGCCCAGGCCAAGACTTTGACCGTGGTCCGGGACGTGGCTTCGGTGGTCCGAGAGAAGGCTTCGGTCCCGATGAAGACCGCATGGGTCCTCCGCCTCGCATGGGTGGTCAGTGCATGATGCAAGGCGCTGGCCCCGGATTTGGGCAAGGTCCAGAGGGAATGCCCGGTAACGGTCCGCGCGACGGACGTGGACAAGGCATCGGCCCGCGCGGGATGCGTGTACAAGGCCCGGATGGCGCGCTTGATCAAGACGACAACCGCCGCATGGGCCCGCCCCAGGGCGGCGAACGCCTTGGACCTCCGCGCGGCAATCCCGATGAACGGTTCAAATCAATGGATACCGACGGCGACGGCGTCCTGAGCAACGAAGAGTTTCAGGCCTTTCATGCCAAGCTCCGCAGGCCCATCCCGTCTGAGGAGGCCAATGGCCCCGCAGAACCTCCTCGCTGACGTTACCCCGTGAGCATAGCAGGCTCACCCATCAAAGGGAGCGCTCGAAAGGGCGCTCCCTTTGGTTATCCTCCAAATCCTAGGCGAAACCGAAGCTTCCAACGCTAGTACTTCTTGTAGAAGACGTGTCCCCAGTTCGACCCCACCTGAAATACGAGTCGATGATCGTGCACTGCTGGACGCCAGCCGCTGAGAAAGTCTTCCCATCCATCGTTTTCGGGAAATGTAACCAGGACTTCCTGCGGGTGCATGGAGAAGTTGAGAACAACGTAGAACTTCTCCAAACGCCCGTCGTCCGCGTTACCCCAGCGATGATAGACTACCGTCTGCCGGTCTATATCAATCCCAAAACCATCCGCGTCAGGTTTCGTCCAACCCTCTTCCCAGTAGCGAGGATGGAAGTTCGCCGACGCGAGGCTGGGGAACGTATCGCGTAAACCAATCAGCCTACGGTAAAGCCCAAGTGTGGCGAGGCCTGGATCGTCGTTCGCATGAGACCATCGTAACGGACGCGGCACAACCCGTTTCACGGCAGGATCGAGTGAGTTCTCGGGCGCTCCGTGGTCGCTTTCGGGCATGCGGTACAACTCCGCGAATTCTTGCCCGTTGTGGATCATGGAACAACCTGCTGTAGTGAAAAGCATAATTGCGTACGGTTGCGTGCGCCACCATTCGTCGCGGCTTCCAGCGTTGAGCACAAACGACTCGTGGTCGTGGTTTTCGATGTAGGTAATCGGTGTGCGCCCGTCGTTGAAGTCACGCGCCGCGTCGGCCAGCCGCATGATGCCGGGCCATACCCTGCGCTCAGTCAGGAATCCTCGTGTGGCAGACCGGAAAGGATCCAGCCAGCAGCTCGTCGCATTCACTCTGTTCGTGGTATCGATGGACGAGTACTCCCACTTGTGTTCGAGGATAAGCGGGAAGTTCGTGAGGCCTTTGCTTGCCAAATGCGCCTTCAATCGCGCAATCATTCCGGGCAAACCGAGACTGGGACGGTTGGAGTCGTAGAAACCCGACGTGCAATCGAAGCGGATGCCGTCGATGCTGAATGTGTCAATCCAATACAGACAGACATCGGTTGCGAAGTCGAGTGTGCACGTGTTCGCGTAGTCAAGATCCTGGTAAAACGCGGCATCGGCGAATTTGCCGCAATACGGCGAGTCTTCGGGGTTTTCCCACAACCAGCGATACCCCCAGCCTTCGTTCGGGTCTTTGGACGTAACGTGGTTGAATACACCATCGAAGATCACGTGCAGATCGCGGGCGTGGCACTCGGAAATCAAGCGCTTGAGCAGGAACAGTTTCTCCGCCGGATTCTGCGGGTTCAATGTATAGGGATGGGCCACGGCAAAATAATCCTGGGGCTCATAACCCCAGTTGTAGCCCGTACCGGGCCATTGCGTCCACGGCATGAACTCAATGGCATTCACACCAAGACTCTTGATGTAGTCCAGCTTCTCGACCAATGCCGCGAGCGGAGCCGCCGATCCACGGTACTCCGCCGTGAAATCGTCGATCATCAACTCGTACATGATGAGCCGCTCGAGAGGCAGCGGTTTCGCTAGCGGTTTCGTGTCCCCCTTGGGACCCCCAATTACGACGCCGGAATTCTGGCTCTCGGTTCCGCCGTAGCGAGTACAGGGATCGCAAACATGCCTTCCTGTACCGCTTGCGAAGGTCACATAGAACTTGTATTGATAGAACCCCTCTGGAAGTTCCGCAGTCTCCGCTTGGTATAGCCAACCCTTGGTGCGCCCATTGCTCGGATCCGTATACGGGGCCTTCTGCATTTCGAATGCAGGCTCAATGCTCCAGTTCGTGCCTCCCAACGAGGACTGAAAGTCGCCGATGACATGGATCTTCGAAATAGAGGGGAAAGTCCCGCGGTTGTACTGACCCGGGTCAAGTTTCGAGTCGGGGATAAATAGGCGAAAGACGGCTTTGCGGGTGTCGTCCAGTTCCCTTGCGCCGAAGTCCTGATACATGGTGGTTCCCTCGCAGGTTCATGGCTAGTCTTTTGCGCAAACACCAG
This region includes:
- a CDS encoding 1,4-alpha-glucan branching enzyme, whose translation is MYQDFGARELDDTRKAVFRLFIPDSKLDPGQYNRGTFPSISKIHVIGDFQSSLGGTNWSIEPAFEMQKAPYTDPSNGRTKGWLYQAETAELPEGFYQYKFYVTFASGTGRHVCDPCTRYGGTESQNSGVVIGGPKGDTKPLAKPLPLERLIMYELMIDDFTAEYRGSAAPLAALVEKLDYIKSLGVNAIEFMPWTQWPGTGYNWGYEPQDYFAVAHPYTLNPQNPAEKLFLLKRLISECHARDLHVIFDGVFNHVTSKDPNEGWGYRWLWENPEDSPYCGKFADAAFYQDLDYANTCTLDFATDVCLYWIDTFSIDGIRFDCTSGFYDSNRPSLGLPGMIARLKAHLASKGLTNFPLILEHKWEYSSIDTTNRVNATSCWLDPFRSATRGFLTERRVWPGIMRLADAARDFNDGRTPITYIENHDHESFVLNAGSRDEWWRTQPYAIMLFTTAGCSMIHNGQEFAELYRMPESDHGAPENSLDPAVKRVVPRPLRWSHANDDPGLATLGLYRRLIGLRDTFPSLASANFHPRYWEEGWTKPDADGFGIDIDRQTVVYHRWGNADDGRLEKFYVVLNFSMHPQEVLVTFPENDGWEDFLSGWRPAVHDHRLVFQVGSNWGHVFYKKY